Proteins encoded in a region of the Larimichthys crocea isolate SSNF chromosome XVI, L_crocea_2.0, whole genome shotgun sequence genome:
- the pou2f2b gene encoding POU domain, class 2, transcription factor 2 isoform X5 — protein sequence MAGMETFTDGSTDIRMSKPVEVEKVGADSPLEGTDSERNGPESNHQAQSMKVNPFPLSPTLSSSKNKMEECGEMSPGLPLSHGPTPSQTALQHTQLMLTGSQLAGLTALLPAQQQLLLQQAQAQLLAAAVQQSSAAHAAHAAHAAAQANQQAQAAAAANQQAQQQQQQQQQQQQVGQTGQQAQSQSQGQGQSTQEQTAQSVPVPPPQLTLSQPIQLTAQDIQQLLQLQQLVLVPGHSLPSPAQFLLPQAQQGQQGLLSTPNLISLPQQNQGSLLSAPTRMGLQAQRDKSVEVSGGAGMTTVPSVTSHPEEPSDLEELEQFARTFKQRRIKLGFTQGDVGLAMGKLYGNDFSQTTISRFEALNLSFKNMCKLKPLLEKWLNDAETMSIDSTLPSPSSMSSPNMGFDGLPGRRRKKRTSIETNVRVALERAFMTNQKPTSEEILLIAEQLNMEKEVIRVWFCNRRQKEKRINPSSATPPLPSQPPTAPQTHKPPCYSPHMMSSQLSQAVTSLSSTTVTTMSPICPLTSSLTSTHPSLSSAPSPVTPPPPPRSTASPATPSHSTLNLNTGLWRMGKKNGDVSNYITDFAANLSPSSQWWPAASFQS from the exons ATATCAGGATGTCAAAGCCAGTAGAGGTGGAGAAAGTAGGGGCTGATTCACCATTGGAGGGCACAG ATTCAGAGCGGAATGGACCTGAATCAAATCACCAG GCTCAGTCAATGAAAGTCAATCCCTTTCCTCTTTCACCAACCCTGAGCAGCAGCAAG AATAAGATGGAGGAGTGTGGTGAGATGTCCCCGggccttcctctctctcatggCCCGACCCCCTCACAGACGGCCCTGCAACATACACAGCTCATGCTGACCGGCTCCCAACTAGCAGGG TTGACAGCTCTGTTGCCGGCACAGCAGCAGTTGTTGCTGCAGCAGGCTCAGGCGCAGCTCCTGGCTGCAGCTGTGCAGCAGTCCAGTGCAGCCCACGCTGCTCATGCTGCCCACGCAGCCGCCCAAGCCAATCAGCAAGCTCAGGCAGCCGCAGCAGCAAATCAGCaagcccagcagcagcagcagcaacagcagcagcagcagcaggtgggaCAAACAGGGCAGCAGGCCCAGTCGCAGTCCCAGGGACAGGGACAGAGCACACAGGAACAGACTGCCCAAAGTGTCCCTGTCCCACCACCCCAGCTCACCCTCTCCCAGCCAATCCAGCTCACCGCCCAG GATATCCAGCAGTtgctgcagcttcagcagctgGTGTTGGTGCCCGGCCACTCGCTCCCTTCTCCTGCCCAGTTCCTCCTCCCACAGGCGCAGCAGGGCCAGCAAG gaCTCCTATCGACACCAAATCTTATTTCGCTACCTCAGCAAAACCAAGGGAGCCTGCTGTCTGCTCCAACTAGAATGGGACTCCAAGCACAG CGTGATAAGAGTGTGGAGGTGAGCGGCGGTGCAGGAATGACCACGGTGCCGTCAGTGACCTCTCACCCCGAGGAGCCCAGTGacctggaggagctggaacAGTTCGCCCGCACTTTCAAACAGAGACGCATCAAACTGGGCTTCACACAG GGAGATGTTGGTTTGGCCATGGGGAAGCTGTATGGCAATGACTTCAGTCAGACCACAATCTCCCGCTTTGAAGCCCTCAACCTGAGCTTTAAGAACATGTGCAAGCTGAAGCCACTGCTGGAGAAGTGGCTTAATGATGCAG AGACCATGTCCATTGACAGCACCCTGCCCAGCCCCAGCTCCATGTCCTCTCCCAATATGGGTTTCGACGGGCTTCCTGGACGCCGTAGAAAGAAGAGAACCAGCATCGAGACGAATGTACGTGTGGCCCTGGAACGCGCATTCATGACG AACCAGAAGCCTACCTCAGAAGAGATCCTGCTGATCGCCGAGCAGCTCAACATGGAGAAAGAGGTGATCCGGGTCTGGTTCTGCAACCGCCGGCAGAAAGAGAAACGCATCAACCCCAGCAGTGCCACCCCTCCCCTGCCCAGCCAGCCCCCCACTGCCCCACAGACGCACAAACCGCCCTGCTATAGCCCTCACATG ATGTCCAGCCAGCTGTCGCAGGCCGTGACCAGTCTCAGCAGCACAACAGTGACCACCATGTCCCCCATCTGCCCCCTGACTTCCAGcctcacctccacccaccctTCCCTCAGCTCCGCACCCTCCCCggtgactcctcctcctcctccccgcaGCACGGCCAGCCCAGCCACTCCCAGCCACAGCACACTCAACCTTAACACAGG CTTATGGCGTATGGGTAAAAAGAACGGTGACGTGTCTAACTACATCACCGATTTTGCTGCAAACTTGAG CCCTAGCAGCCAGTGGTGGCCAGCTGCCTCTTTCCAGTCTTGA